In Onychostoma macrolepis isolate SWU-2019 chromosome 04, ASM1243209v1, whole genome shotgun sequence, one DNA window encodes the following:
- the LOC131538814 gene encoding histone-lysine N-methyltransferase set-1-like, whose product MMAEVKRRRRKPKPMEEAVQFSLLQKDKNGLDGRFISDFKGRGVFSCTEFDKGDFLLEYRGDLISKEEYERRQRIYHDALKVFMFEFRYNGKLLCVDAARDDGSLGRLVNDDHINPNSRIRTISVDGKPHLCLFATRSISPGEEITYDYGDSEWPWRCTARSEVEPSTHTLSQSEVRDLEKVAPKKDQLPLDQDCVEKMSLVKEHVLNEEQSFCAPAEGVKEVCKHVVVTSAISSMDKCAECVGPVAALKWIGLRCKC is encoded by the exons ATGATGGCTGAAGTGAAAAGGCGAAGGAGAAAGCCCAAGCCAATGGAGGAGGCCGTACAGTTTTCACTTCTACAGAAAGACAAAAATGGGCTTGATGGCAGATTCATCAGTGATTTTAAAG GCAGAGGTGTGTTCAGCTGTACTGAGTTTGATAAAGGAGACTTCCTGCTGGAATACAGAGGCGACCTCATAAGCAAAGAAGAATATGAGCGGAGGCAAAGGATATATCATGATGCACTTAAAGTTTTCATGTTTGAGTTTCGCTACAACGGAAAACTCCTCTG TGTCGATGCAGCCCGAGATGACGGTTCTCTTGGGCGACTTGTAAACGATGACCATATTAACCCAAACAGCAGGATTAGGACTATATCTGTGGATGGAAAACCTCACTTATGCTTATTTGCAACAAGGAGCATCTCTCCTGGTGAAGAGATCACATACGATTACGGTGATTCTGAGTGGCCATGGCGATGCACG GCTCGTAGTGAGGTTGAACCATCCACTCACACTCTGTCCCAGTCAGAAGTCAGAGACCTAGAGAAG GTGGCTCCAAAGAAGGACCAGTTACCATTGGATCAGGACTGTGTTGAGAAG ATGTCACTTGTCAAAGAGCATGTGTTAAATGAGGAGCAGAGCTTTTGTGCCCCTGCTGAAGGAGTTAAGGAG gTCTGCAAACATGTTGTGGTCACTTCAGCAATCTCAAGCATGGACAAATGTGCTGAATGTGTGGGACCTGTAGCAGCACTCAAATGGATTGGCCTGAGATGCAAATGTTAG